Proteins co-encoded in one Bacteroidota bacterium genomic window:
- a CDS encoding GNAT family N-acetyltransferase codes for MALKSEYRYEVLSKNNWNHFEDLLGERGGCGGCWCMAHRLKTSIYNELKGEGNHRAQKELVWEGKKNGLLLFCEDQAIGWISIAPREEFYKIENSRIYKRNDTQTIYSITCFFVRKDLRRKGISLQLIEAALDYSRCSGIKVVEAYPIIPYDTKMPDAFAWTGIYSVFQKAGFFVYSNKSKSKPLMRYTF; via the coding sequence ATGGCGCTCAAGTCTGAATACAGATACGAAGTACTTTCAAAGAATAATTGGAATCACTTCGAAGATTTGTTAGGCGAACGAGGAGGATGTGGAGGTTGTTGGTGCATGGCCCATCGCTTAAAAACCTCTATTTATAATGAACTCAAAGGTGAAGGCAATCACCGGGCACAAAAAGAATTAGTTTGGGAAGGCAAAAAAAACGGATTGTTGCTTTTTTGTGAAGACCAAGCTATTGGCTGGATTTCTATAGCACCACGTGAAGAATTTTATAAAATCGAAAATTCTCGTATTTATAAACGAAACGATACACAAACAATTTATTCAATTACCTGTTTTTTTGTGCGTAAAGATTTGCGAAGAAAAGGCATTTCGCTTCAGTTGATTGAAGCAGCACTTGATTATTCGCGTTGTTCAGGAATAAAAGTTGTTGAAGCATATCCAATTATTCCATATGATACTAAAATGCCTGATGCATTTGCATGGACTGGGATCTACTCGGTTTTTCAAAAAGCAGGTTTCTTTGTGTATAGCAATAAATCAAAGTCGAAACCCTTAATGCGTTATACTTTTTGA
- a CDS encoding SBBP repeat-containing protein, whose amino-acid sequence MKKILFLMLTFCCYHSSFAQLDFTWANKIKNEQGGDDFAQAITSDSAGNVLVTGVFSGTADLIYGTDTALVSSNGGLDMYMAKFDTSGNLLWKKTMGGPLDDYTYSIKTDSNGDIYITGTCSENADFDGGDDTSLIHINGPSNSGIIFLAKYSSLGDLIWVKGMSSANGFGLGKDIEFAANGDVILTGNFKVTVDFDPSPAVLNFSAISTNYYDIFITRFTSNGDLVWAKQIGGSNYDEVKGMALDASDNIYLTGYFMSTVDFDPGPAVTTLTAPVNRKLFYLAKYSGLGDLVWVNYNAQNESEGGDIALESSGNLVVTGFFNVQFSIANAGTTFYEFVNTGNRTFVFRVTPSDSILWGDSYATIGNLSIASGRAGDIYISGYSNTNTWGVSLNKIDASGTIAWSQQMVNANDASSTQVCFTAKNKIVHVGYYRNVIDFDPSPANNSLASISQNSGFIAAYNESNGLVWLNGVRDDNSSYIVNEKVIENDYSGNILVGGSFQGNFNANPTSNSMISLPASRIASYVVKYSSAGEHLWMNYVRGSGSCAVKAMTFDKNNNLYVAGSFSQKAFFDPNGLNDTLTASGSDDIYIAKFDSLGNYKWAFNIGGNSATSGYDLAVKLKCVNDRIYLIGNFFGTVDFNPSATSNTLVSVGGMNDFVACYDTAGAYVLLILFLGN is encoded by the coding sequence ATGAAAAAAATACTATTCTTAATGCTTACCTTTTGCTGCTATCATAGCAGTTTTGCTCAACTTGATTTTACATGGGCCAATAAAATAAAGAACGAACAAGGGGGCGATGATTTTGCTCAAGCCATTACCAGCGACTCTGCAGGGAATGTGCTTGTAACCGGAGTTTTTTCAGGAACCGCTGACTTAATTTACGGAACCGATACAGCGCTTGTATCTTCCAACGGAGGCCTTGATATGTATATGGCTAAATTTGATACAAGCGGTAATTTATTGTGGAAAAAAACCATGGGCGGACCACTTGATGATTATACCTACTCAATAAAGACAGATAGCAATGGCGATATATATATTACTGGTACTTGTTCTGAAAATGCCGATTTTGATGGTGGCGACGATACCTCCTTAATTCACATTAATGGTCCGTCTAACAGCGGAATTATTTTTTTAGCCAAATATTCTTCTTTGGGCGATTTAATTTGGGTAAAAGGAATGAGTAGTGCCAACGGTTTTGGTCTTGGTAAGGATATTGAATTTGCTGCAAATGGAGATGTTATTTTAACCGGAAATTTTAAAGTTACCGTTGATTTTGACCCTTCTCCTGCCGTTTTAAATTTTAGTGCAATTTCTACTAATTACTACGACATTTTTATTACTCGTTTTACAAGCAATGGTGATTTGGTTTGGGCTAAACAAATTGGTGGTAGTAATTATGATGAAGTTAAAGGAATGGCGCTCGATGCTTCTGATAATATTTATTTAACCGGTTATTTCATGTCCACTGTTGATTTTGATCCGGGCCCGGCTGTTACAACTTTAACTGCTCCTGTAAATCGTAAATTATTTTATTTGGCTAAGTATTCAGGATTAGGAGATTTAGTTTGGGTAAATTACAATGCTCAAAACGAATCTGAAGGTGGTGACATTGCGCTTGAAAGTTCAGGAAACTTAGTGGTTACCGGATTTTTTAATGTGCAGTTTTCCATTGCAAATGCTGGAACAACCTTTTATGAATTTGTAAACACCGGCAATCGAACCTTTGTGTTTAGAGTAACTCCAAGCGATTCAATTTTGTGGGGCGACAGTTATGCTACTATCGGTAACCTTTCCATTGCTTCCGGTAGAGCCGGTGATATTTATATTAGTGGATATTCCAACACCAATACTTGGGGAGTAAGTTTAAATAAAATCGATGCAAGTGGCACTATTGCTTGGTCGCAGCAAATGGTTAACGCCAACGATGCAAGCAGCACCCAAGTATGCTTTACAGCGAAAAATAAAATTGTACATGTTGGCTACTACAGAAATGTAATTGATTTTGACCCATCACCTGCGAATAATAGTCTTGCCTCAATTAGTCAAAATTCTGGATTTATTGCCGCATATAACGAAAGTAATGGGCTCGTTTGGTTAAATGGTGTTCGCGACGATAATTCAAGTTATATTGTTAATGAAAAGGTGATTGAAAATGATTATTCAGGGAACATATTGGTAGGAGGCTCTTTTCAAGGAAACTTTAACGCCAATCCTACCAGCAATTCAATGATAAGCCTTCCCGCTAGTCGAATTGCCAGTTATGTGGTGAAATATAGTTCTGCAGGTGAACATTTGTGGATGAATTATGTTCGAGGTTCCGGTTCCTGCGCTGTAAAAGCCATGACATTCGATAAAAATAATAACCTCTATGTCGCAGGTAGTTTTTCACAAAAAGCGTTTTTCGACCCTAACGGATTAAATGATACGCTAACTGCTAGTGGTAGTGACGATATTTACATTGCAAAGTTTGATTCCTTAGGTAATTATAAATGGGCATTTAACATAGGCGGAAATAGTGCAACAAGCGGTTATGATTTAGCAGTTAAATTAAAGTGCGTAAATGATCGAATTTATTTAATTGGAAATTTTTTCGGAACAGTTGATTTTAATCCTTCAGCCACTAGCAATACTTTAGTTTCGGTAGGAGGGATGAATGACTTTGTTGCATGTTACGACACAGCCGGAGCATATGTTTTGCTTATCCTTTTCTTGGGAAATTAA